Genomic segment of Triticum aestivum cultivar Chinese Spring chromosome 6A, IWGSC CS RefSeq v2.1, whole genome shotgun sequence:
CGCGTGCGCGCCCGTTGTGTCAGACTGATGGTGGGGTCCCATGCTGAGTCGTCTGGAAACCCGGCGGTCTGAAACTCGTCTCCTTCGTCGAATCGATGTCGCCGCGTGGCATCGCTTCGGCGGGCAGTGTAGTGCCTAGCCTGGCAATTTAAGTTGACTGCCGGCACCGAAACCCTACCATCCACATTCTTCTCTGTATGTCCGCCGCCGCCATCACTTTCCACTCCCCATTCGACTTGTAGCCATGCCCCCATAGCGCCGACTgtagctccttgagcagatccgggcaAGGCGCAAAGCTCAGATCGCCGTGGGCTATCTCCGAATGCAGTGGATCCGGAGGAGGATGACCCGGTGGAGGATGATGATGTGAGGGATGCTGGCGACGCGGATCTGCAGGCGAAGCAGCAGGTCATCCTCGATTCCCTCCGTGGAAAtgctcgcctacatggatgaggtcgaggagaaggaggatgagccggagccctcctacGCGCCCGTCCAGCCGGCGCCCGACACCGATCCTCTACGACAAAGATTAGCTAAGATGGTACGTAGTATGTGGTATATATGATTTACtttgcatgctttgtatggattTAGGGATTGAAATATAAAAGACTCGAATGCAGGGTGGCTAATTTGAGGTGTGGACGATCGCTGCCCGTGGACGTAATCGGACGTGACCGTGGGTGTTTGAGGGATTGAATTTGTAAAGCCCGGCTATAGATGCTCCAACCCAGCTAAATCTCACCTGATCATAGAAGACGAAACGAAACCAAACCGGCCCGGCAGACGTCCATGAACGCTGCTACACGGACGATAATTTTCTGCCCGACTCCTGCACGATACTACGTGGCAGCACCCATAGGGTTTAGGTAGTTGTTTTTTATTCAAAAGCTGAAGCTAGCGTAGTTGGGAAGGAAATATTGGATGTAGATCGTGCATATGGTGTCGTCCGTGAAGCAATTACGGACGTCCATCCATGATCCTCCATCATCCATGCGTGTTACGATTGGCTGATCAAGCTAGGCGCGGGCGATGGCGCTGCCACGGCACCATGGACGGCGATAGATGGACGCGGTGCGTGCGTGCGTCGACATCGCGGTcaccctcgcgcggtcgcgcccgtGACAGCCATCGACACGCCGGCCGCGTACTGGCTGCGCTCAGTGCGCGCGCGGCTCGCTTCCTCGCCGGCCCAGGGGCCTACACGGCCGCGCGCTTTGCCAGTTTCGCTGTCTTCTCTCCGGCTTCGGCCCGTGAAAACGCTGGACCAGTCAGTAGTGCGCGCCCGGCCCCGTACGTACGGTGCGCCGGGGAGCAGGCCGGCATGGACATGGCCGCATGCATGGTGCGGTGCACGCGTCGGGCCCATGCATCTTGTGTGTATGTGCGCTTGTGCGTGTCGGCTCTTCGTGAGTAGCTAGCCGGGCAAAGTTTGCAACGGCACGTACTACGTACATCTCCACCGGCTTCTTTTAGTTAGGTCTTGAGTTTGCGCGTGATAACTTTGAGTTTGTTTATTGTTTATATAATTACCAAGTGATCGACACTCTGCTTTGGCACTTGTTTCGCTCTCGGCCCGGGTGAAAAGCGATCCATCCATGAGCTCGACCGGCACGATAGAAAGCGGGGGGCGACGTCGCACGACCGATCAATCAACTTGGTGCTCCTCTTTTCTAGTCCGAGTCATTCTAGTACTTCACCTACAAGAGACCACACGATCGATCGGCTCTCCTGATTGGCCATTGGAGCAGCTAGCAAATCCATCCGTGAACTTGCGTGCGTGACAATGACGAGATGGATAAGCtagcgcatgcatgcatgcatgcatgcagaagcTGCAGGCGCCGTGCGAGCAACGCAGTAACTCCGCTCCATGCAACCTGCGACGCCGGTAGAAGAAGAGAAATGAAGCAGGCGGCAGTCCATCCAGTGTGTCAGCAAATCAAAAATGGTATGGCGCCACGGGTTTGTGCTTGCGCTCGGTGCTCGCTGCCTGCCCGGCGGAGCACGGCTCCCGTCCCATCCGTCTCGTCTTTGATCAACTGATTGAACAAACCGTGTGGATCCGGCCACTAACCCGTGTCGCCGTCGCCGATATTGGGCCAAGAACGTCACCAACCGGTCGGATCATTACGCCACGGGAATCACTGGGAGAAATACGTGTGTTCATACTGCTACACTGCCTCACGGCCTCACATGCACGACCGACATGACCATTTACCATGGCCTGCCTGCACAAGAAACAGCTTCCTGCAGCGTAAATCAGCTGCTACCACGGGCGTTCTTCCAAAGGATACGTACCACCGCATCTCGACCACTCGCGGTTGCTCTCGTGCATACAGTACGTAGAAAGGTGCTGCGTGGCCGCGAACGATCGAGAGGCAATGTTCGTGGAATAATCGTGGTCGATGGTGCCATGATGAATAGGGGTGTGGTGTAGGAGGGATTCGACCGGAGGTACGTGCTCTAtaaccatctatctatctatcccgGCCGCTTGGCGCTGAGAGCGACGGAGCCACGGGAGGCACGACGCAACGAACGTCGCCCTGCCCACATCCAAAGCCACCATCATCGATCCTCCGTATCATCATCGCTCGTCACCGGCAAATATTCCTTCCAAAAGCCTCGCCATCGGTCTGGTCCCATGGACGAGACGGGATGCCGTTCGTATGTGCAAGTTGGGGCCGGGCGTGCCAAGGTCGTAGTAGTACGTGCCGCCAACCAAAGGAAAAGCCgaaggcaggcagggagggagagGCTCCGGGGAGATGGGCGGCAGTGCCCCGGTCCGGCCGAATCGGCCGCCAAATCTCCCGGAAAAAGAAAGTCAAGGCCACGTCCGGAAAAGTCCCCTCGCGATATATGCGATATGCCGTGATAAGGGACACCGCGACAGTGGCGGGCAGCGCGATGATGCCTcgcctttctctttctctttcccGTCGTGGTAGGGAGGAgagataagggcatctccaatagtTGTGAGATAATTGTTGGTAAATTTGCCATCTAGAACATAATAATAATGTGACATGTATTAAATATAGAGAGAGAGCAAAGTTTTATGTAGAttaaccaacaacctttgcacaagctccaaggtgACATAGGGAACAATCATATTTATTGTCTCATCATTTATTGGATAGCTTACTTACAACCTATTAgagtagttgtatgatagcttgttggttgatgacatgaacATTTTACCAACAAGACTAACATACAACCTGTTGAAGATGTCCTGAGAGATCTTTCGGTCGAGCTACAGACGCTTTGCTCGCACGCTCACCGGCCTGACAGACATGCCATGGAAGCTTCTACGGCTGGCGCATGTTGTGgtttctttctttgttttcaaTGCCCtgcgtgcatgcgtgcgtgcgtacgTGGCTGGCCTGAATCGAACCGGCGTCTGAGCCCTCTGTGCATGCAGTCTCAGAAAGAAGACAAACCAAGTGATACCGTGATTTTCTTTGAAGGTTTTGGATTCCAAACATGAGAATTATTCTGTCATAATGCTagtgtatgacagaaaaaagtagATCTGACTTGGAATATTTTTTAAACACAGTACAGGCGCAAGCATTCATATAAACGTGCATACACTCATCCTCTATGAACGGACACATGCACACCCTACTCCTATGAGCACCGCCAAGAGATTGAGCCGTCATATCATCTTTGTAatatcccaaatttttaatttggaatgatcattcatgcatatcatattttgctgcatttcgtttcgcgatccttgaaattctaagcaactcaaggacccccgaagagagttagggatttccctgttttcatatttgagttttatcaaatattgaaacgaggattgtTGGTTTGAatcatttttctctccgaaaatatttcatattaaaatatatgagaggagatattatgacttctccaaagtaaatgaaatattggagaaaaaaatattaaaatcaaatatatgattttattcggagtttattgctattttatttgaattagaaaaattgcacgtttttcaaagttgcattttacgGCCAACAAAATGTTCATCTTattataaatattttatttagacggtaaaaatttgttagcatttttagatttttatttatttttctaggatttatttaagtttcggtgaaattattttaaaaaaatctctagcgcccgactgggccgaagcccagccgagccggcccaaccgccccgctccttgtctccttccaggagaccgcgagcgccgccgcccgaCACCGAGTTCGGCTGGGACTCTTCCCCCGcgctgccttgccccctcccccaagttagcccccctcctatatatgcgccacccccgcccccgagtccaccaccacccgaacccctccgcccgcgccgccgcctagcgccgctGCCCCGCGCTACCCGCGGCCgctgccggacctcgccggaggtataagccgccgttcggttttatttttaAACCGATTCGGTtattttagaaaaccctagattcgtGTTTTAGAATAGATCGGGTTTTTTTACGGTTTAGTTTagtagcggacgttcatccgttcgttcgttttaacgaatggtgttcactcgttagccgcagacagcgaacgttcgttcgttagcctgttcgtcagtctttctttttctcggattttccatgattattttcgatcgcgatttctgattcaattttgttttagtttatcttttcactcgtttatcggaatcagtcgattcaagcgcctagatcttcgtctcgaaattctctttctgtttaatcaacttgaacaagatttttgtactataaaatttgacttaggtccagattagtaatcggatcttgtttctctcgcagtttgagtttcgttgctccgtttgatttgatttttttgcaaaccagagttcttaagttgaactttctggttagatattcttatttgagttttacacatgcttctttgcttgtttgcttatgcatgctattgtttgtttgcgatagaacacccggagtgcgaagcgtgctactacgagtctctaggttttgcagatcatcagcaaggcaagtaacactttgatcatacctctttatcacccattttttatgcattacctccaaccctcaaacattgcatgattaggatgtgtttaacatgtgggatgggaagtagttgttgaggtagaacctattgccctgttattatcaaacccttgtgatttacttctacgtattgcttatattgctatgctatgctcatagatgtGGTTTGGGCGAGTGAATccatgtgtaacgccccgagaccgatgtgccaggtgtcgtccagttattcgctgttgttgccatgtcattgcttgcgtgtcatgtattgcatatcatgtcatcatgtgcatttcatttgcataaatgttcgtctcatgcatccgagcattttccccgttgtctgttttgcattccggcgctcctatctcctctggtggtcatttctacctttctttcttgtgtggggattaaatatttccggtttggaccgagacttgccaagcggccttggtttactaccggtagaccacctgtcaagtttcgtatcatttggacttcgtttgatgctccaacggttaaccgagggaccgaaaaggcctcgtgtgtgttgcagcccaacaccctttcaaagtggcccaaaacccacctaaaccccttctatcatctagagcgttcgatcacgatcgcgtggccgaaaattgaacctcatttggactctcctagctccctctatgcctatttaaagacaccccgaaaatctccttctccttcttccccgaaaccctaaatctactcgcgccgcgccggacacgccCGATTCCGGCCGGAAGCATCGCCACTGCCCTCTCCCATCGCGCCATGTGGCAGGTTCCGCCGCCCCCGCGCCACGGCCCGCGAGGCCCGCGCCTGGCCCACGGGGCCCGTTACCTCGCGCCGTCGCCCGAGGCGACGACCGCCCGCCTGCCTCtccgcgcgccgccaccgctgggaTGCTCCGCCGCCCACCGGAGTTCGCCGCCTCGCCGGTGCggctccgcgccgccgcgccgttcggccgccgccacagttcgcctcgccgcaccaccgccccgccccctcggaggagctccgccgccgcccgctgccagaTCCGGCCACGGGAACCCCGAGCCCGGCCGGATCCGCCACCCCGCCGACgacgacctcgccggagccgccatcTCCATCGCTCAGGCCCTCCTCGGCCTCGGCTCGACCCGATCCGCTCCGCCTTCGTCCAACCCCATCCACTCCGCTCGTTGACTTTTCCCGGGGTGAGAATTTTACTAAGTCCCCGAAATTGCCAgatccatatgcccatgttcatcatgtcgtatctccgCATCCATAACTCCGATCTGAGCATATAGCATTTcattaagtctgaaatctgtttaccatatgcatttttgccatacttgtttgaacctgttaatggatgaattagccgtagctcagtgctagacttttgttaagcatcttgaatggatccctgccatgtattttgttgtcatatttgagtgttgtagcatgttcatcttgttgcatttagatgactacttgctgtaaatcgcagatcgtggtcatatttgaatcgcttgccatttccaaaccgtaactccgattccggggatctttatatcgttttcaagcgatttcatctcatctttcaagtggcacacttggatttccatgttgaggcctggttctttcattcccttgcaaatcatgcacatgcattgcataccgcatcccgcatatcataccatgttcatgtgttgattgtttactatgttgtgtgcttcttttccggtgcttacttcttcgggttggttccgataacgtcgcattgtGCGGACGCGTTCGTCTacgttccgtttgtcttcttcatggactcgttcttcttccttgcgggatttcaggcaagatgatcataccctcgaaatcacttctatctttacttgcttagttgctcgctcttttgctatgcctatgctacgatacctaccaattgcttatcatgccacccatattgttgaaccaagcctctaacccaccttgtcctagcaaaccgttgattggctatgttatcgctttgctcagcccctcttatagcgttgttagttgcaggtgaagattgaagtttgttccttgttggaacatggagatgttgttccttgttggaacatgtttacttgttgggatatcacattatatcttattttattaatgcatctatatacttggtaaagggtggaaggctcggccttatgcctggtgttttgttccactcttgccgccctagtttccgtcatatcggtgttatgttcctggattttgcgttccttacgcggttgggttataatgggaaccccttgatagttcgctttgaataaaactcctccagcaaggcccaaccttggttttaccattcgccacctagcctttttcccttgggagtcgcacatcccgagggtcatctttattttaacccccccgggccagtgcttgtctaagtgttggtctgaactagagtcctttgcagcgccacctcggggaaacttgagggctggttttagttgtacggagcgctcatccgatgttgccctgagaacgagatatgtgcagctcctatcaggatgtcggcgcatcgggcggtcttgctggacttgttttatcattgtcgaggatgtcttgtagaaccgggataccgagtctgatcggaatgtctcgggaggaggtctattccttcgttgaccgtgagagcttgtcatgggctatgttgggacacccctgcaaggatttgaactttcgaaagtcgtgcccacggttatgggcagataggaatttgttaacgtccggttgtagaaaacctgaagttgaccttaattaaaatgcatcaactgcgtgtgtaaccgtgatggtctttttccggcggagtccgggaagtgaacacggtgttggagttatgcttgacgtaggttgttctaggatcacttcttgatcatactttctcgaacgtgcgttgccttctcttctcactctcatttgcgtatgttagccaccatatatgctagtcgcttgctgcagctccacctcataccttttaccttacccataagcttaaatagtcttgatcgcgagggtgcgagattgctgagtccccgtgtctcacagatacttccaaaaccagcttgcaggtgccgatgagactgtgcaggtgacacaaccaagctcggaaggagctcgatgaagatattGTCCTTTGTGtcgttccgttctagttgatcagtagtggagcccagttggggttgatcggggaccttgtcgcttttggggttcttcttttattttggttctgtagtcggaccttgattgtatttggatgttgtaatgctttattcatgtattgtgtgaagtggcgattgtaagccaactatgtatctctttcccttatgtattacatgggttgtgtgaagattacctcacttgcgacattgctttcaatgcggttatgcctctaagtcgtgcttcgacacgtgagagatatagccgcatcgagggcgttacaccatggcagatgtgagattactaattaatggttcaacttgaggtggcaactttaatacatatctgggtggattgtttgtcaGGCACCTGAAGAagccagtgttgtcctaggatatcccggagtacccgtgtgataatcctaaggtccgccacccaggctcaaagggaactgagatatttcatgctagaaacttccgtgtgcagccacatgctattatgggctctaacatagttgagtaagttgcgtgaaactcttgaagaggtagactagcaggtagttgggttgtaggtggtatagtctatccggagtagagagttaatgcttctgaaaaactgtgtctcggtcatctgtttcttaaacatcatgtagtgcgagaaatccaacggaggagatcgagtcttgtgagggaaagtgcgcaaacctctgcagagtgtataaaccaatcatggttagccgtgtcccgggttatggacaatcttgagtatctagtacttggattatcatatgtatctcatcactctaaaattaatattgttgggttgataattacttttaattgggattgagttgaaggaaccttctcaatgatgtttcaactaccatgatagttaaataaaatctattcctttgttgtaggaaaaaattggcttttcgcaaaactttaaccatagagctttccaccagccaaatatgcatgtagtgatagtattattctgttcttgctctattgtgttacactgccagcatattccatatgttgacccatttttaggttgcaacgtattatgttgtaaacttttcagacaaggagtaaggttcgttaggtcgttgccgtgcagctctgctatgtcgttggagttgatggactcactttatcttccaagccttccgttgttatcgtattagatggccttaagccatattaattgtaataagttctcttttgagacattcgatgtaataaatgtgtgattgctactctgttataaatccttcaaagtactgtgtgtgtcagcattaccgatataaagatgacactgaagcacagagaattgaccgtttgaggtcgggtcgctacaatcatgagattttacgaagtcaccgtagacgcctcatagtcgacgggaacgtctccttccactgaaagcgtattgccgaaaatcctgaaataaatccaggataaatgcgagcaccgggatttgaaccctggtgagcTGGGGATACCAcggtccacctaaccatctcaatcACAGATTGGTTCGCATCTGATTTGGAATTTAATTACTATGTATGGAGCTGCTCAACCCGAGAGAAAATTGAATTTCTAGTTGAACTCTCTAGAATATACCAGAGAAATACTTTACGTTGTATGATACGGGTGATTTCAATATTATTAGGAAGAGCTCTGAGAAGAATAAGCTGAACACACATGGTCACTGGAGTTTTGTTTTTAATGCTATAATTGAGCATGCTAGACCTGGAGAGTTACCATGGCCGACTAGAATTATACCTGGGTAATAATTTAGATGATCCAACCTTTGAGAAATTGAACATAATTTTAATTTGCTCAGATTGGGAAGAGAAATACTCTTTGTCAATGGTTACTTCATTGAAAGAGGGATATATGATCATACCTCTTTAATACTGGATACTGGAGAACAAATCATAAACCCGCTCTAATTAGATATGATAATTCTTGTGCACTAATAGAGGATTTAAACCTTGGAATGCTAGATATTCTGGTCCAACATTGTGATTTGGCAGTAGAAATTGAGAATGCTTAGGAGAAAATTAAGATGGTGGGATAAAAATGGTACTGCTTGGTACATGCTTGATGCTATAATAAACACTTTGAACTTTTTGGAATCATTGTTGACGCTAGGCTCAAGCAGAAAGAGCTTAGGGATAAATGAAATAGATTTTTGAAATCGGAAGAGTTAAAATGGTTGCAAAGATGTAAGGAGAAAGAAATTAAATAAGGGGACTCTAACACTGGATATTATCAACTTAACAGTATAGTAGGAGAAGAAAGAATATTATTACTTCCTCTCGACCAGGAAGAGGagctattagagcatctccaacagccgccgaacgcgccgcgcgctaaaaactACTTTGACGCGCACTCATCGTCTGGTTTGGCGCGGCGGGCAGCACTGGCTTCAGCAGTctcgctaaaatgcagcgcgcgcgcgacTCTCGTACAAACAACATATGCATtccaaaacagaagcaaaaagatcaaacacaaacaaaataaatcaaaaataaatagttcaatttcgttattacaactcaaacaaacagtttatcgttcaatacaacaaatagtgcaataaacacaacaaatagttcaacaatacaataacgaacgcacaaatcatgatgctctttgtcgtccattccatgcccaccactcctcaatgagatccttctgaagatcatcatgcgCTGCGGGAcatcgaatggcatgataggaggcaacaaaacgggctaATTTCTCTGCAATGCGCGTGagcaactcggtgctcatcctaaaccggcgacgaaaatatGACTCGGGGTATGTGGGATCCTCCGCAAAATAATGTCTaatcaatctgttgtgggcatcgatcctatACCTTCAAATTTTCtaccgacccataaccgaaccaccgtgcttttgttttttattgatgtgcatagctaggatcattgcaaggtcctcctcctctttcatatcaaattcttcttcggaagaatcatacgacgaactcatctacaatattcaatactatgctataaaaactacaatcaacatgcaccaaattcatgaagtttgagcaatacataccttgcaggcgttttgtcgaacacctcgcgggcgccgagcggcagcgagtgcccgggcgctgttcgtcggaggacggacgcgcgcgaggggcggcAGTGACTAGAGGGGGGCGGAGGAAGCCGCCGCGGCGCGGGGATAGGCTGGGGAAGCGCCAGAACGGTCGCCGAGTGACGCGGGCGACGGTGGCGCCGCGGCTGGAGAGGGGTGAGTTGCGAGCCAGCGCGCGGGAGCGGGTGCAGCTAATAAGCGGCGCGCGATGGAGTTTCGGCCCGCGCGCCAAACTAGATATGTCGCGCGCGCGGTTTTTACGGGCCCGCTGGAGCCACTATACCGGTTGCGCGCGCTGAAATGAAAATTTTTCCGGCGTGACGCTTGTTTGATGCGACTGTTGGAGATGCTCCTAGGAATGACGACTACCGCGGTCGGAGGAACACCGAGACATGCAACCGGACCGAGCCACCCCCACCAGAACTTCTCGCCGCTATGGTAGGGACTGCAACGCGAGAACAGGCCGGAGCACCCACGCGAGACTCCGCCGCGGCCAAGCCCTAGAAACgccacggaggaaggcctcgccgCCGCCATCATCCCCGGCAGCGGCGAGGAGATTAGAGGCGGGGGCGGCTAGAGTTAGGAGCGGGCTATGTTTCCTGTGGAGTCAGATGCAAGACCTCTGCCTTTTCTATTAATCACAACCAATGACACCAATTACCATTACAAACTGaacaaacattttttttcattGCCACTGTAGCTTGCAACACCACCCAACAGATGACCAAAGTAAAGTTACAAATCTGGACGGCAAGCGGAAAGCACCTGTCTCTGACCAAAACATCTGGATCCCAACACATATAGCTTAAACATCTGACAAGCACGCCAGGCTTGTTAGCTCACTAGTTAGCATAAATCATGTTAATCCTATAGAAAAATAAATTCTAAAAGCCTACTGGTTTCATCAGACGACCAGCTGATACCAATCAACACAAAAAGGGCCAATCCAATCTTTGGCCTGTGCTATACCAGCTCTCGCCGGTAACTGACTAATCACCTACTGCTGCCTCTCATGCGTGATGCGTCTCCGTATCTGGAATCTCTCCGACTCTCCCCTTCGCTATgtacgtacgtacgtgtacatgtgtGTCGTCTCCGGCAGGCAGATGGACACCGGTGCTCAGCAGACGATAGCCGGCCGGCCGGAGCTCGAAGATGGATGATCGATCAGGAGGTGAGTCTGGCGCGGGTGCACGGGGCGAAGGAGTAGCCGTGCTGCTGGTGGCCGCCGGCGTGCACGTGCACGCGGTGCGAGGATGAGTGCGCCGTCTCCCGGTCGACGAGCGCGCGCAGGCGGAGGAACTCATCGACGGAGCAGGGCAGCCGGAGCGGGCCGGCCGAGTTGTAGCCATACGTGTCCCGGGCCGCCTCCAGCAGGCTCTGGAAGAGCGGGTGGTAGA
This window contains:
- the LOC123131056 gene encoding auxin-responsive protein SAUR32, coding for MQGDQAEKKGKVKKGWLAVRVGQAEQQGDGFRRFVIPIAYLYHPLFQSLLEAARDTYGYNSAGPLRLPCSVDEFLRLRALVDRETAHSSSHRVHVHAGGHQQHGYSFAPCTRARLTS